In one Spirosoma rigui genomic region, the following are encoded:
- a CDS encoding helix-turn-helix domain-containing protein has protein sequence MAGRREKKNTIQGKWLKEALAAQDMTVYRLAKELGYSREKFYRHIGNKTYLSSESLAEIAGKFPTMNMRYVLTGEGKPVNSWRDDQPVSQSPAGRPANEPT, from the coding sequence ATGGCTGGAAGACGGGAGAAAAAGAACACCATCCAGGGAAAATGGCTCAAAGAAGCCCTGGCCGCGCAGGATATGACGGTCTACCGATTAGCGAAGGAGTTGGGGTATAGCCGGGAAAAATTCTACCGGCATATCGGCAATAAAACGTATCTCAGCAGCGAGTCTCTGGCCGAAATTGCGGGCAAATTCCCGACTATGAATATGCGCTACGTCCTGACCGGGGAAGGGAAACCGGTAAACAGTTGGCGGGACGACCAGCCGGTAAGTCAATCACCGGCTGGTCGTCCCGCCAACGAACCAACTTAG
- a CDS encoding GIY-YIG nuclease family protein has product MEIDKRTAKKHVDLGQILISGPLLLPQPCIYYLIDAEDEVIFVGQTLNLQSRLLEHRIAGLNFVRFRFFTCDATDLDRLEQEATARCQQGSAKSPVPASKSTSGLLSKQLICLKHNITPIAFDRLREAFGLEPAGSFGNARFYKPGDVDAWLRRFKGLVVSGRHVLQAKPTYLAVGISSRTKQIQLFTK; this is encoded by the coding sequence ATGGAAATCGATAAAAGAACCGCCAAAAAGCACGTTGATTTAGGGCAGATTCTGATCAGCGGACCGCTGCTTTTGCCCCAGCCGTGCATCTATTACCTGATTGATGCCGAGGACGAAGTCATCTTCGTTGGACAGACCCTGAACCTCCAGTCGCGCCTGTTGGAGCACCGGATAGCGGGTTTAAATTTTGTCCGGTTTCGCTTTTTCACCTGCGACGCCACTGACCTGGACCGGCTGGAGCAGGAGGCTACGGCGCGCTGCCAGCAGGGATCTGCCAAATCACCGGTACCGGCATCCAAATCGACGTCGGGCCTGTTGAGTAAACAGTTGATTTGTCTGAAGCACAACATCACGCCCATTGCCTTCGACCGGCTTCGGGAGGCCTTTGGTCTGGAACCGGCGGGTTCATTCGGTAATGCCCGGTTCTATAAACCCGGCGATGTTGACGCCTGGCTCCGGCGGTTCAAAGGGTTGGTGGTGTCGGGGCGGCATGTATTGCAGGCCAAGCCAACCTACCTGGCCGTGGGGATCAGCAGCCGGACTAAACAGATCCAGCTTTTTACAAAATGA
- a CDS encoding site-specific integrase — translation MIRYFEPNGIDSLTKAEYQKYLLFLVEKRGLSGATLNVPVNAYKYYCEKVLPRGKEFQAIAYPRQAVKLPTVYRVAEVRAIFNAMTSLKYRAFFMLVYATSLRLNEVAQLRITDLDCIRRLVTVRGGKGKKRPYCDADQQTGSSHR, via the coding sequence TTGATCCGCTATTTCGAGCCTAATGGAATTGATTCGCTGACCAAAGCTGAATACCAGAAATACCTGTTGTTTTTAGTTGAAAAGAGAGGGCTGAGTGGCGCTACGCTGAACGTCCCTGTTAACGCCTACAAGTATTATTGTGAGAAGGTTTTGCCGCGCGGGAAGGAGTTCCAGGCTATAGCCTACCCACGTCAGGCGGTAAAACTTCCTACTGTTTACCGTGTGGCTGAAGTCAGAGCCATTTTCAACGCAATGACCAGTTTGAAATACCGTGCTTTCTTTATGCTGGTTTACGCCACGAGTTTACGGTTGAACGAGGTAGCTCAGCTGCGCATCACCGATCTTGACTGTATACGCAGGTTAGTGACCGTTCGGGGCGGTAAGGGCAAAAAAAGACCGTATTGTGATGCTGACCAACAAACTGGAAGTAGCCATAGATGA
- a CDS encoding tyrosine-type recombinase/integrase, whose product MLTNKLEVAIDEYLIQHKPNVYLFGGSEQGEPLQNRAIQLVYSDVVRFTRITKKGGIHTLRHSFTTYLLESDKDIHQIQVLPGHESILTTMRYTHVSADAISKHKSSLDDL is encoded by the coding sequence ATGCTGACCAACAAACTGGAAGTAGCCATAGATGAGTATTTGATTCAGCATAAACCGAACGTCTACTTGTTTGGCGGTTCGGAGCAGGGCGAGCCACTACAAAATCGAGCGATTCAACTGGTTTATAGCGATGTTGTGAGGTTTACGAGAATTACGAAAAAAGGCGGAATTCACACGCTCCGCCACAGCTTTACTACGTACTTATTGGAATCCGACAAAGATATTCACCAGATTCAGGTATTACCTGGGCATGAGAGTATACTGACGACCATGCGCTATACGCACGTATCGGCCGACGCGATCAGTAAACATAAAAGCTCATTGGATGATCTGTAG
- a CDS encoding DUF4177 domain-containing protein, which yields MKEYKVKAFRFYQKGFDSNQFIVESEAAIQATLDDYVSKGYKLSSTTSGDSGMVYLFFEKDV from the coding sequence ATGAAAGAGTACAAGGTTAAAGCCTTCCGTTTCTACCAAAAAGGGTTCGATTCAAATCAGTTCATCGTAGAATCTGAAGCTGCAATCCAAGCAACGCTTGATGATTATGTGTCGAAGGGCTATAAGTTGAGTTCTACAACGTCTGGTGACTCGGGTATGGTTTACCTGTTTTTCGAAAAAGATGTTTAG
- a CDS encoding DUF4177 domain-containing protein encodes MKEYKVEPLIYYSKLTLDSEHIVKKSKEDIQAKLDEYAAQGYRLTSTSATNFGAAIYIYLYFEKDV; translated from the coding sequence ATGAAAGAATACAAAGTTGAACCCTTGATTTACTATTCAAAACTGACGCTCGACTCAGAGCATATTGTGAAAAAGTCCAAAGAAGACATTCAGGCGAAACTTGACGAATACGCTGCTCAGGGGTATCGGTTAACGTCTACATCGGCCACTAACTTTGGAGCAGCCATATACATCTATTTATACTTTGAAAAAGACGTGTAA
- a CDS encoding beta strand repeat-containing protein codes for MRNLHRQSSMPDLSQTYIRNYRGSRVATLLLLSCWFLLSLLANTAYGQAACTNCNSNDISVKTVVLVDAQGNQLTPGCTPGTTVTAYIKITIDVNATERYGFYITGDVSLGGVKVGSIEECINRTFFSGLQNVVISQPIQYTCGTNITLSNVFTAWSSRQTQNVGVSVCSFYKNGDGSINCTDITPKCFYYPTPIDIAEPVTANFSFISACPAANGSQLVSFTGTSIGGTAPLSYSWNFGDGSAAGSGTSPTHTYTGEGTYNVTLTVTDAGSPAQVDTQTYTVTVSPPTTASINANRTTLTCADPSATLTASGGGSYRWSTGSSDAQISVSASGTYSVTVTSANGCTAVASQAIGADQSAPSASINANRTTLTCADPSATLTASGGGTYRWSTGSSDAQITVSTSGTYSVTVTSANGCTAVASQQIGADQSAPSASINANRTTLTCADPSATLTASGGGTYRWNTGSSDAQITVSASGTYSVTVTSANGCTAVASQAIGADQSVPSASINADRTTLTCANSNATLTASGGGTYRWNTGSSDAQITVSTSGTYSVTVTSANGCTAVASQEIGADQSVPSASINANRTTLTCADPSATLTASGGGTYRWSTGSSDAQITVSASGTYSVTVTSANGCTAVASQEIGADQSAPSASINANRTTLTCADPSATLTASGGGTYRWSTGSSDAQITVSASGTYSVTVTSANGCTAVASQAIGADQSVPSASINANRTTLTCANSNATLTASGGGTYRWNTGSSDAQITVSTSGTYSVTVTSANGCTAVASQEIGADQSVPSASINANRTTLTCADPSATLTASGGGTYRWSTGSSDAQITVSASGTYSVTVTSANGCTAVASQEIGADQSVPSASINANRTTLTCADPSATLTASGGGSYRWSTGSSDAQITVSASGTYSVTVTSANGCTAVASQEIGADQSAPSASINANRTTLTCANSNATLTASGGGSYRWSTGSSDAQITVSTSGTYSVTVTSANGCTAVASQQIGADQSAPSASINANRTTLTCVNSTATLTASGGGSYLWNTGAVTAEINVSPSATTTYSVTVTSANGCTAVASQQIIVDKAAPDAPTLAVTQPTCAVSTGSITVTAPLDGNGKDYEYSRNDGQSWQDEVSFSALGAGSYSITVRLKNTGCVSSATARSLNAATNCSNERYCTLTQGGWGNKGGKDCYQGTNQPTTTILVSVLSSPLTVGRDGWSFTIPTGSAGASCVLAKLPAGGSAMVLSGNYTCSNVPNSWLKGGRFNNILLGQTITLALNMRKDGSLGNLVLAGNIIKTSAASQCGPGGTPVPDTERSFTIPQQVLSRLGGNNTVSGLLELANDALGGKSIGGLSLSDVNAAVTAINEAFDNCRFLNGFASTADGARLAVAESIELTVKAYPNPHNGRVFLQITSPVDGTATIDWYTTTGSRVDAMKVNLVQGVNTPVGYDVKSMLPHLIYRVIIGGKSATGTIISGGK; via the coding sequence ATGAGAAACTTGCACCGGCAATCATCGATGCCTGACCTGAGTCAGACGTACATCAGGAATTACAGAGGTAGTCGAGTGGCAACGCTTCTACTGCTCTCCTGTTGGTTCTTACTAAGTTTACTGGCAAATACAGCGTACGGACAGGCGGCCTGCACGAACTGCAATTCGAATGACATATCGGTAAAAACGGTAGTGTTAGTCGATGCGCAGGGTAACCAATTGACTCCCGGTTGTACGCCGGGAACGACCGTTACGGCTTATATCAAAATTACGATTGATGTGAACGCAACGGAACGATACGGCTTTTACATCACCGGCGACGTTAGTCTGGGCGGGGTGAAAGTCGGGTCTATCGAAGAATGTATTAACCGTACGTTCTTTTCCGGGTTGCAAAACGTAGTGATTTCCCAACCGATCCAGTATACCTGCGGAACGAATATCACGCTGAGTAATGTGTTTACGGCCTGGTCGTCCAGGCAGACTCAAAACGTTGGCGTCAGTGTGTGTAGCTTTTATAAAAACGGCGATGGGTCAATTAACTGCACCGATATTACACCAAAGTGTTTCTACTATCCCACTCCGATCGATATTGCAGAACCGGTCACGGCAAACTTTAGCTTCATATCTGCCTGTCCTGCGGCAAATGGATCTCAATTAGTTTCGTTTACAGGTACGTCAATAGGTGGAACAGCCCCCCTGTCGTATTCATGGAACTTTGGCGATGGATCGGCAGCTGGTAGTGGAACGTCACCAACGCACACCTATACCGGTGAAGGTACATATAACGTAACGCTGACGGTTACAGATGCTGGTAGTCCAGCGCAGGTCGACACGCAGACATACACGGTTACCGTGAGCCCGCCAACAACGGCCAGCATCAACGCCAATCGCACGACGCTGACTTGCGCTGATCCCTCGGCTACGTTAACCGCTTCGGGCGGAGGGAGCTACCGGTGGAGCACCGGCTCGAGTGATGCCCAGATCTCTGTCAGCGCGTCGGGTACGTACTCGGTGACGGTCACCTCGGCTAATGGTTGCACCGCTGTCGCCAGTCAGGCCATCGGCGCCGACCAGAGCGCGCCCAGCGCCAGCATCAACGCCAATCGCACGACACTGACCTGCGCTGACCCCTCGGCTACGCTGACGGCTTCGGGTGGGGGCACCTACCGGTGGAGCACCGGCTCGAGTGATGCCCAGATCACCGTCAGCACATCGGGTACGTACTCGGTGACGGTCACCTCGGCCAACGGCTGTACTGCCGTCGCCAGTCAACAAATTGGTGCCGACCAGAGCGCGCCCAGCGCCAGCATCAACGCCAATCGCACGACGCTGACTTGCGCTGACCCCTCGGCTACGTTAACCGCTTCGGGTGGGGGCACCTACCGGTGGAACACCGGCTCGAGTGATGCCCAGATCACTGTCAGCGCGTCGGGTACGTACTCGGTGACGGTCACCTCGGCTAATGGTTGCACCGCTGTCGCCAGTCAGGCCATCGGCGCCGACCAGAGCGTGCCCAGCGCCAGCATCAACGCTGACCGCACGACGTTAACTTGCGCCAATTCTAACGCTACGTTAACCGCTTCGGGTGGGGGCACCTACCGGTGGAACACCGGCTCGAGTGATGCTCAGATCACCGTCAGCACATCGGGCACCTACTCGGTGACGGTCACCTCGGCTAATGGTTGCACCGCTGTCGCCAGTCAGGAAATTGGCGCTGACCAGAGCGTGCCCAGCGCCAGCATCAACGCCAATCGCACGACGCTGACTTGCGCCGACCCCTCGGCTACGTTAACCGCTTCGGGTGGGGGCACCTACCGGTGGAGCACCGGCTCGAGTGATGCTCAGATCACTGTCAGTGCGTCGGGCACCTACTCGGTAACGGTCACCTCGGCTAATGGTTGCACCGCTGTCGCCAGTCAGGAAATTGGTGCCGACCAGAGCGCGCCCAGCGCCAGCATCAACGCCAATCGCACGACACTGACTTGCGCCGATCCCTCGGCTACGTTAACCGCTTCGGGTGGGGGCACCTACCGGTGGAGCACCGGCTCGAGTGATGCCCAGATCACTGTCAGCGCGTCGGGTACGTACTCGGTGACGGTCACCTCGGCTAATGGTTGCACCGCTGTCGCCAGTCAGGCCATCGGCGCCGACCAGAGCGTGCCCAGCGCCAGCATCAACGCCAATCGCACGACACTGACTTGCGCCAATTCTAACGCTACGTTAACCGCTTCGGGTGGGGGCACCTACCGGTGGAACACCGGCTCGAGTGATGCTCAGATCACCGTCAGCACATCGGGCACCTACTCGGTGACGGTCACCTCGGCTAATGGTTGCACCGCTGTCGCCAGTCAGGAAATTGGCGCTGACCAGAGCGTGCCCAGCGCCAGCATCAACGCCAATCGCACGACGCTGACTTGCGCCGACCCCTCGGCTACGTTAACCGCTTCGGGTGGGGGCACCTACCGGTGGAGCACCGGCTCGAGTGATGCTCAGATCACTGTCAGTGCGTCGGGCACCTACTCGGTAACGGTCACCTCGGCTAATGGTTGCACCGCTGTCGCCAGTCAGGAAATCGGAGCCGACCAGAGCGTGCCCAGCGCCAGCATCAACGCCAATCGCACGACGCTGACCTGCGCTGACCCCTCGGCTACGTTAACCGCTTCGGGTGGGGGGAGCTACCGGTGGAGCACCGGCTCGAGTGATGCCCAGATCACTGTCAGCGCGTCGGGTACCTACTCGGTGACGGTCACCTCGGCTAATGGTTGCACCGCTGTTGCCAGTCAGGAAATCGGAGCCGACCAGAGCGCGCCCAGCGCCAGCATCAACGCCAATCGCACGACACTGACTTGCGCCAATTCTAACGCTACGTTAACCGCTTCGGGTGGGGGGAGCTACCGGTGGAGCACCGGCTCGAGTGATGCCCAGATCACTGTCAGCACATCGGGCACCTACTCGGTGACGGTCACCTCGGCCAACGGCTGCACCGCTGTCGCCAGTCAACAAATTGGCGCTGACCAGAGCGCGCCCAGCGCCAGCATCAACGCCAATCGCACAACACTGACCTGCGTTAACAGCACAGCTACACTAACGGCTAGTGGTGGCGGGTCGTATCTATGGAACACCGGGGCCGTAACCGCTGAGATTAACGTCAGCCCGTCTGCAACAACGACTTACAGTGTGACGGTCACTTCGGCCAACGGCTGCACCGCTGTTGCCAGTCAACAGATCATCGTAGATAAGGCCGCTCCGGATGCGCCAACACTCGCCGTTACCCAGCCAACCTGCGCCGTGAGCACGGGAAGCATAACCGTGACGGCTCCGCTGGATGGCAATGGTAAGGATTATGAATATAGCCGGAACGACGGACAGAGCTGGCAGGACGAGGTGAGCTTCAGCGCTTTGGGTGCCGGTTCTTATTCGATCACCGTTCGCCTGAAAAACACAGGCTGCGTTTCTTCAGCTACCGCGCGCTCGCTGAACGCAGCAACGAACTGTAGCAACGAACGGTATTGCACGCTGACACAGGGCGGATGGGGTAACAAGGGTGGTAAAGACTGCTACCAGGGAACAAACCAGCCGACGACAACGATCCTCGTCAGCGTCCTGAGTTCGCCACTTACCGTAGGTCGTGATGGATGGTCCTTCACCATACCCACCGGTTCTGCTGGTGCATCGTGTGTGCTGGCTAAGCTACCCGCCGGTGGGTCGGCGATGGTTTTGTCAGGCAACTACACGTGCAGCAACGTGCCGAACAGCTGGTTGAAAGGAGGTAGGTTCAACAACATATTGTTGGGACAGACCATCACACTGGCTCTGAACATGCGGAAAGATGGTAGTCTGGGCAATCTTGTCCTGGCCGGCAACATCATCAAAACGTCTGCTGCGTCGCAATGTGGTCCGGGTGGTACGCCAGTCCCTGATACAGAACGGAGTTTTACCATACCTCAACAGGTGCTGAGTCGCCTGGGCGGTAACAACACAGTGAGCGGCCTGTTGGAGTTAGCCAATGATGCCTTGGGTGGAAAGTCGATAGGTGGCCTTAGCCTGTCGGATGTTAATGCCGCCGTTACCGCCATCAACGAAGCTTTCGATAACTGCCGCTTCCTGAACGGTTTTGCCAGCACAGCCGATGGAGCACGTCTGGCCGTGGCCGAGTCAATCGAGCTGACGGTAAAAGCATACCCAAACCCACATAATGGACGGGTATTTCTGCAAATCACATCGCCTGTCGACGGCACCGCTACCATTGACTGGTATACAACCACGGGGAGCCGGGTAGATGCCATGAAAGTGAATCTCGTTCAGGGTGTAAACACGCCTGTCGGGTATGATGTGAAGAGTATGTTGCCCCACCTGATCTACCGCGTTATAATCGGTGGGAAATCAGCTACCGGTACCATCATTAGTGGTGGGAAATAA
- the arr gene encoding NAD(+)--rifampin ADP-ribosyltransferase, producing MENSQSENKPTAPFHRPFAQTFFHGTKADLTVGDLIRVGFNSNYSQNNKLNHIYLTATLDAAIWGAELASGEGPQRIYLVEPTGAIEDDPNVTNKKFPGNPTMSYRSLHPFKVVGEVTRWQGHSPEQIEAMKDGLAKLREQGLDAIEN from the coding sequence ATGGAAAACTCCCAAAGTGAAAACAAACCGACCGCCCCTTTTCATCGCCCCTTCGCGCAAACGTTCTTTCATGGAACGAAAGCGGACCTGACTGTCGGCGATCTCATACGCGTTGGTTTCAACTCAAACTACAGTCAAAACAATAAACTGAATCACATTTATCTGACCGCAACGCTGGACGCGGCTATCTGGGGTGCCGAACTGGCATCGGGTGAAGGGCCTCAACGGATTTATCTGGTCGAACCAACGGGGGCAATTGAAGATGATCCGAACGTAACGAATAAGAAGTTTCCGGGTAATCCAACAATGTCGTACCGCTCGCTGCATCCGTTTAAAGTGGTTGGGGAAGTTACGCGCTGGCAGGGGCACTCACCGGAACAAATTGAAGCCATGAAAGACGGACTGGCTAAACTTCGTGAGCAGGGACTTGACGCCATCGAGAATTAA
- a CDS encoding DUF6624 domain-containing protein, whose amino-acid sequence MVYPALAQELIERSQHDRTVRQRLLTEGRLFRGYDPEMEAVHLANARRLQEIIAEIGWPNQKQVGEDASQAAWLIVQHAISCPVFMKSALALMMEQQETRTIDPVNLAFLSDRIAMYENRPQAYGTQFVGDERGQLIPYQLTDSVDLVNQRRRQIGLNTVEERLAELATEWQGEPEKQPTTTERQQEQEAYDTWRRKVGWLST is encoded by the coding sequence ATGGTATATCCTGCCCTTGCACAAGAACTGATCGAACGTAGTCAGCACGACCGCACTGTCAGACAACGGCTGCTTACAGAAGGCAGGCTGTTCCGGGGCTACGACCCGGAAATGGAAGCGGTACATCTTGCGAATGCCCGGCGACTCCAGGAGATAATAGCTGAGATTGGCTGGCCCAATCAGAAGCAGGTTGGCGAGGACGCCAGTCAGGCTGCGTGGCTAATTGTTCAGCACGCGATCAGTTGTCCCGTATTTATGAAAAGCGCTCTTGCGCTGATGATGGAACAGCAAGAAACGAGGACGATCGATCCGGTGAATCTGGCTTTCCTCTCGGACCGTATTGCCATGTACGAAAACCGCCCCCAGGCGTATGGTACTCAATTTGTCGGCGACGAACGGGGCCAGCTCATTCCTTATCAGCTTACCGATTCCGTAGACCTCGTAAACCAACGTCGCCGGCAGATAGGCCTGAACACCGTTGAGGAGCGCCTGGCCGAACTGGCCACCGAGTGGCAGGGTGAACCGGAAAAGCAGCCAACGACAACCGAAAGACAACAGGAACAGGAAGCGTACGATACCTGGCGCAGGAAAGTCGGGTGGCTGTCGACTTAA
- a CDS encoding diheme cytochrome c-553, whose product MKKEYVSFALVMLFLSTAVLTSFTRKPVPPRRTSKTAPYTKAQIDKGRYLVTIMGCADCHAPKTMTPQGPVPDPKLGLSGHPASIPVGKVSKDALTDWVLFHPMNTIAVGPWGASFAANLTPDETGIGNWSEEQFIIALTEGKSKGIRTARPLLPPMPWPNYANMKRDDLVAIFAYMKSCKPVQNLVPQPISPDKL is encoded by the coding sequence ATGAAAAAAGAATACGTGTCGTTCGCCCTTGTTATGCTGTTTTTGAGCACCGCTGTTCTGACGTCGTTTACACGCAAACCAGTTCCTCCCCGGCGAACCAGCAAAACAGCTCCTTATACTAAAGCGCAAATAGACAAAGGCAGGTACCTGGTTACCATTATGGGCTGTGCCGATTGCCATGCGCCTAAAACCATGACTCCGCAGGGCCCCGTTCCTGACCCGAAGCTGGGCCTATCGGGTCACCCCGCCAGCATACCCGTGGGTAAAGTGTCCAAAGACGCGCTGACCGACTGGGTACTGTTTCATCCCATGAACACCATTGCCGTTGGGCCCTGGGGGGCTTCGTTTGCGGCTAACTTAACGCCGGATGAAACAGGCATCGGTAACTGGTCGGAAGAGCAGTTTATTATTGCGCTTACGGAGGGTAAAAGCAAAGGCATCCGTACGGCCCGGCCGTTGTTGCCACCCATGCCCTGGCCAAACTATGCGAACATGAAAAGGGACGATCTGGTCGCGATTTTTGCTTACATGAAAAGCTGCAAACCCGTTCAAAACCTGGTGCCCCAGCCCATTAGCCCCGACAAACTCTGA
- a CDS encoding FAD-dependent monooxygenase, with protein sequence MNRQTVLVAGASIAGPTVAYWLTQFGFQTTIVERADSLRLGGQNIDISGAAQKIVRQMGVEDAIRAANTGELGVRFVDEEDVTKAELPKGESTIGTRELEILRGDLAEIFYNHTKESVEYLFGDQIAQLDEEEGGVRVTFQSGTVRQFDLVICADGIRSRTRSLIFGNEPVIRPLGLYVAYFTVPRTATDSAWARWYNAPGSRVIFIRPDNQGTTRASFSFLSEPKEYERLPIAEQKALLKTTFADAGWEAPRLLAELDANRDIYFDGISQVMAPRWSNGRCAMVGDAAFCPSPLSGMGTSLAIVGAYVLAGELAVHANYQQAFAAYERRLRPFVNSVQKLPPGVPWLAHPKTKLGISVFNAGIRLISSRFVKQLAGLFTKKYGDEAPDDIELPDYRKEARC encoded by the coding sequence GTGAATCGACAAACTGTACTTGTTGCCGGCGCCAGTATCGCTGGCCCTACGGTAGCCTACTGGTTAACCCAATTTGGTTTTCAAACAACGATTGTAGAACGGGCCGACTCGCTCCGGCTGGGTGGCCAGAATATTGACATAAGCGGGGCTGCCCAGAAAATTGTCCGGCAAATGGGCGTCGAAGACGCCATCCGGGCCGCAAATACCGGTGAGCTTGGCGTGCGTTTCGTGGATGAAGAGGACGTTACCAAAGCTGAACTCCCGAAGGGTGAATCGACTATTGGTACCCGCGAACTGGAGATTCTGCGGGGCGACCTGGCCGAAATCTTTTATAACCACACGAAAGAGTCGGTTGAGTATTTGTTTGGCGATCAGATTGCCCAATTAGACGAAGAGGAGGGCGGGGTCAGGGTAACGTTTCAGTCCGGTACCGTACGTCAGTTCGACCTGGTTATCTGCGCGGATGGCATCCGGTCCAGAACGCGTTCGCTGATCTTTGGTAACGAGCCCGTGATTCGTCCGCTGGGGCTCTACGTAGCCTACTTCACCGTTCCGCGCACGGCAACCGATAGCGCCTGGGCCCGCTGGTACAATGCACCCGGCTCGCGCGTGATCTTCATCCGGCCCGACAACCAGGGGACCACCCGGGCGTCCTTTTCCTTTCTGTCTGAGCCAAAAGAGTACGAACGGTTGCCCATCGCGGAGCAGAAAGCCCTATTAAAGACAACCTTTGCCGATGCCGGATGGGAAGCGCCGAGGCTGCTGGCCGAACTGGATGCTAACAGAGATATTTATTTTGACGGGATCAGCCAGGTGATGGCCCCCCGCTGGTCGAACGGCCGCTGCGCGATGGTGGGAGACGCAGCCTTTTGCCCGTCACCGCTGAGTGGTATGGGCACGAGCCTGGCCATTGTGGGTGCCTACGTACTGGCCGGTGAGCTAGCCGTACACGCCAATTACCAGCAGGCATTCGCGGCTTACGAACGTCGACTGCGTCCCTTCGTGAACAGCGTGCAGAAACTGCCGCCGGGCGTGCCCTGGTTAGCTCACCCGAAAACGAAACTGGGTATATCGGTTTTCAATGCCGGAATCAGGCTCATCTCAAGCCGATTTGTCAAGCAGCTTGCAGGGTTGTTCACAAAGAAATATGGTGACGAAGCACCGGATGATATTGAACTGCCCGATTACCGGAAAGAAGCCCGGTGCTGA